In Malus sylvestris chromosome 15, drMalSylv7.2, whole genome shotgun sequence, a single genomic region encodes these proteins:
- the LOC126604064 gene encoding aldehyde dehydrogenase family 3 member F1-like, translating into MERTHTVTAMEAVREVEETLSKLRQTFKSGRTRSVAWRKKQLSALLELVNGNEEKIFKALDQDLGKHPVESYRDEVGVVKKSLNHSLSNLEKWAAPKKARLPLLLFPTSGEVLPEPLGVVLIFASWNFPISLALDPVIGAIAAGNVVVLKPSEQAPACSSFLAKTVPQYLDGKAVEVIEGGSEISELLLQQKWDKIFFTGSAQVGRMVMSAAAKNLTPVTLELGGKCPIVLDSLSNASDLKVAVKRIVGGKWGPCNGQACIGVDYMLVEEKFASMAIDLLKKTIKRFYSESPKDSKCIARVVNKRHFERLRNLLKDPLVADSIVYGGSLDEENLFIEPTILLDPPLNAAIMTEEIFGPLLPIITLKKIEESIEFINSKPKPLAIYAFTKDENLRRRIVSETSSGTVVFNDILIQFVCDSIPFGGVGQSGFGRYHGKYSFDTFSHEKAVMRANFIIEFGSRYPPWNDFKDKFIRFAYNFDYINLALLLLGLKR; encoded by the exons ATGGAACG AACTCATACAGTTACAGCCATGGAAGCAGTGAGAGAAGTGGAGGAAACTTTGTCTAAGCTGAGGCAAACATTCAAAAGTGGAAGAACCAGAAGCGTTGCATGGAGGAAAAAACAACTCAGTGCACTTCTGGAGCTCGTGAATGGCAACGAAGAGAAGATTTTCAAAGCTCTCGATCAAGATCTTGGCAAGCACCCAGTTGAATCTTATCGGGATGAA GTTGGAGTTGTGAAAAAATCACTCAACCATAGTTTGAGCAATTTGGAGAAATGGGCTGCTCCTAAAAAG GCACGATTGCCGTTGCTTTTGTTTCCGACGAGCGGGGAGGTGCTGCCGGAACCCCTCGGCGTAGTTCTCATATTTGCATCTTGGAACTTCCCAATAT CCTTGGCGTTGGACCCTGTGATCGGAGCAATAGCTGCAGGGAACGTAGTGGTTCTAAAACCTTCAGAGCAAGCACCGGCGTGCTCTTCTTTTCTTGCCAAGACCGTCCCTCAATACTTGGACGGCAAAGCAGTTGAAGTTATTGAGGGTGGGTCAGAAATCAGTGAACTCCTCCTGCAGCAGAAATGGGACAAGATATTCTTTACTG GAAGTGCACAGGTAGGACGGATGGTCATGTCCGCAGCTGCAAAGAATTTAACACCGGTTACACTAGAGCTGGGTGGAAAATGCCCTATTGTCCTGGATTCACTCTCCAATGCTTCAgatttgaag GTTGCAGTCAAACGAATAGTAGGAGGGAAGTGGGGACCTTGCAATGGACAGGCATGTATCGGAGTTGATTATATGCTCGTTGAGGAAAAGTTTGCTTCCATGGCG attGACTTACTGAAGAAAACAATCAAGAGATTTTATAGTGAAAGTCCAAAAGACTCGAAGTGCATAGCTAGAGTCGTAAATAAGCGCCATTTTGAAAGGCTGCGTAATCTTCTCAAAGACCCTCTCGTTGCAGATTCCATTGTATATGGTGGTTCACTTGATGAAGAAAACCT GTTCATAGAGCCAACGATCTTGTTAGATCCTCCGCTCAATGCTGCAATCATGACGGAAGAAATCTTTGGCCCGCTGCTTCCAATAATCACT CTgaaaaagattgaagaaagcaTAGAGTTCATAAATTCAAAGCCAAAACCTCTAGCCATCTACGCCTTCACTAAAGATGAAAACTTGAGGAGACGGATTGTATCCGAAACATCCTCAGGAACTGTGGTTTTCAATGACATCTTGATTCAA TTTGTGTGTGATTCTATACCGTTTGGCGGTGTTGGTCAGAGCGGCTTTGGAAGGTACCATGGCAAGTATTCCTTCGATACTTTCAGCCACGAGAAAGCGGTTATGCGAGCAAACTTCATCATCGAATTTGGGTCTAGATATCCTCCATGGAATGACTTCAAAGATAAATTTATCAGATTCGCCTACAATTTCGATTACATTAATCTTGCTTTGCTCCTCCTGGGACTTAAGAGGTAG
- the LOC126605337 gene encoding probable methyltransferase PMT27, whose translation MALGLRSRSNKRSSSSNSYASTVTIMVFISVCVLAVWMLNYSNSGVPQTSTSARTATTSSTDDASSDDTQAQVITKNTNNDDDNNNNKNNIINETPKAFEDNPGDLPDDAIKSDDLLNNSTNGSGSSTSSSEQDQSSTGDGGGRGGDNKQDSSEVQKDQKEKEISQTQLAEDQSGSVVEHNQQQADHDEQGTQKDSDDQSDHKKQKGADDQSEKNGDQIITTDDQTNNSKSNSQEHQDTNNNDKNNNSESNKKSDNADQQQNAASSDQQQQQEQEFLSNGKQGNSSQESQNDQQQQQQNWEYNATKSGQLQFSDETSNAVASFQVQSKESTDQNFSQTPSDQNKKNLEKTQQHSDSDQKKKDGGSSGGGGNATNQSKGPATESNSGDSLLSGDNTVRKESKESKKSWSTQAAQSENEKERRKDESDGQDGIYGYTWQLCNVTAGTDYIPCLDNEKALKKLRSTKHFEHRERHCRQEGPTCLVPLPDGYKMSIEWPKSRDKIWYHNVPHTLLAEVKGHQNWVKVSGEFLTFPGGGTQFIHGALVYIDFLQNAVPNIAWGEHTRVILDVGCGVASFGGYLFDRDVLTMSFAPKDEHEAQVQFALERGIPAISAVMGSQRLPFPSRVFDVVHCARCRVPWHREGGTLLLELNRVLRPGGYFVWSATPVYRKEQEDIEIWKEMSALTASMCWEVVAIKNDKVNLVAAAVYRKPTSNQCYDQRKQKQPPMCKNDDDPNAAWYVPLQGCMHRVPTDKSERGTKWPEKWPSRLQTPPYWLNSSQMGIYGKPAPQDFSTDYEHWKRVISNTYMKSLGINWSNVRNCMDMRAVYGGFAAALKDLKVWVMNVVNVDSPDTLPIIYERGLFGIYHDWCESFSTYPRTYDLLHADHLFSKLKKRCKLAPVLAEVDRIVRPGGKFIVRDESSTIGEVENLLKSLHWEVSLTVSKNQEGMLSAQKGNWRPTTYADRDSS comes from the exons ATGGCGCTAGGTTTAAGGTCGCGCAGCAACAAGCGATCTTCGTCGTCGAATTCTTACGCTTCTACTGTGACGATTATGGTGTTCATATCAGTGTGCGTTTTGGCCGTGTGGATGCTCAACTACTCTAACTCAGGAGTCCCGCAAACCTCCACAAGTGCTCGAACTGCCACGACCTCCTCCACAGACGATGCTTCGTCGGATGATACTCAGGCCCAAGTGAtcaccaaaaacacaaacaatgacgacgacaacaacaataacaagaaCAATATTATTAACGAAACACCGAAGGCTTTTGAAGACAACCCGGGTGATCTCCCCGACGATGCCATCAAATCCGATGATCTGCTGAACAATTCAACAAATGGTAGTGGTAGTAGTACTAGTTCATCAGAGCAAGACCAAAGTAGTACTGGCGATGGCGGAGGCCGCGGCGGTGATAATAAACAAGATTCTAGCGAAGTGCAGAAAGAtcagaaggagaaagaaatcAGCCAGACCCAATTGGCTGAGGATCAGAGCGGCTCAGTGGTGGAACACAACCAACAACAAGCAGACCACGATGAACAGGGCACTCAGAAGGATTCTGACGATCAATCTGATCATAAAAAACAGAAGGGTGCCGACGATCAATCCGAAAAGAACGGCGATCAAATTATCACAACCGACGATCAAACGAACAATTCAAAGAGCAATTCACAAGAGCATCAAGACACAAACAACAATGACAAGAATAATAATTCCGAAAGCAATAAGAAATCGGATAATGCAGATCAGCAGCAAAATGCAGCATCGTCGGATCAACAGCAACAGCAAGAACAAGAATTTCTAAGCAATGGGAAGCAGGGGAATTCATCGCAAGAATCCCAAAACgatcagcagcagcagcaacagaaTTGGGAATACAACGCGACCAAAAGCGGACAGTTGCAGTTCTCGGACGAGACGAGCAATGCAGTTGCCAGCTTTCAAGTACAGAGCAAGGAATCTACCGATCAGAACTTTTCACAAACACCTTCCGATCAGAACAAAAAGAACCTAGAAAAAACCCAGCAGCACTCCGACTCCGATCAGAAGAAGAAGGACGGCGGCAGCAGCGGCGGCGGAGGCAATGCAACCAATCAAAGCAAGGGTCCGGCAACCGAGTCCAACTCGGGCGATTCGCTATTGAGCGGGGACAACACTGTTCGGAAGGAGTCGAAGGAGTCAAAGAAGTCGTGGTCGACGCAGGCGGCGCAGTCGGAGAACGAGAAGGAAAGGCGCAAGGACGAATCGGACGGTCAGGACGGCATCTACGGATACACGTGGCAGCTCTGCAACGTCACGGCGGGTACGGATTATATACCGTGTTTGGACAACGAGAAGGCTCTGAAAAAACTGCGTTCGACCAAACACTTCGAGCACCGGGAGCGGCACTGCCGGCAGGAGGGGCCCACGTGCCTGGTCCCACTACCGGACGGATACAAAATGTCCATCGAGTGGCCGAAAAGCAGAGACAAG ATATGGTATCATAATGTGCCGCACACGTTGCTGGCGGAGGTGAAGGGCCACCAGAACTGGGTGAAGGTTTCCGGTGAGTTTTTGACGTTTCCCGGCGGCGGGACGCAGTTCATACATGGCGCCCTCGTGTACATCGATTTCCTTCAAAAC GCAGTCCCGAACATCGCATGGGGTGAGCACACTAGAGTTATATTGGACGTTGGTTGTGGGGTTGCAAGCTTTGGTGGATATCTCTTCGACAGAGATGTTCTAACGATGTCGTTTGCACCGAAAGATGAACACGAAGCTCAAGTCCAGTTTGCCCTTGAGAGAGGCATACCCGCAATCTCTGCAGTCATGGGTTCTCAGAGGCTGCCCTTCCCCAGCAGGGTCTTCGATGTCGTGCATTGTGCGAGATGCAGAGTCCCTTGGCACAGAGAAG GTGGTACGCTTCTTTTGGAATTGAACCGGGTTCTGCGGCCCGGGGGTTACTTTGTATGGTCAGCCACTCCTGTTTACAGGAAGGAACAAGAGGATATCGAAATTTGGAAGG AGATGTCTGCACTGACGGCCTCCATGTGTTGGGAGGTTGTAGCCATCAAGAACGACAAGGTTAATTTAGTTGCGGCCGCCGTCTACCGTAAACCAACCTCAAATCAATGCTACGAccaaagaaagcaaaagcagccTCCTATGTGCAAAAACGATGATGACCCGAATGCTGCCTG GTACGTACCTCTACAGGGATGCATGCACCGGGTACCCACAGACAAATCGGAGAGAGGGACTAAATGGCCTGAGAAGTGGCCTAGTCGCCTGCAGACTCCGCCTTACTGGTTAAACAGCTCCCAAATGGGCATCTATGGGAAGCCAGCACCCCAAGATTTTTCAACAGATTACGAGCACTGGAAACGTGTTATCAGTAACACTTACATGAAGAGTTTGGGTATCAACTGGTCGAACGTCAGAAATTGTATGGATATGAGAGCTGTTTATGGAGG ATTTGCTGCAGCTCTGAAGGACCTTAAAGTGTGGGTCATGAATGTGGTGAACGTAGATTCACCAGATACACTCCCCATAATCTACGAACGGGGTCTTTTCGGAATTTACCATGACTGGTGTGAATCGTTTAGCACTTACCCCAGAACCTATGACCTACTTCATGCAGATCATCTCTTTTCAAAGCTTAAAAAGAG ATGCAAACTTGCTCCGGTACTGGCAGAGGTTGATCGGATTGTCAGACCAGGAGGTAAGTTTATAGTCCGGGATGAGTCGAGCACAATTGGGGAGGTTGAGAACTTGTTGAAGTCCCTGCATTGGGAAGTTAGTCTAACCGTCTCCAAAAACCAAGAAGGAATGCTCAGTGCGCAGAAAGGGAACTGGCGGCCAACCACATATGCAGATAGAGATTCTTCTTAA